In one Streptomyces sp. NBC_01288 genomic region, the following are encoded:
- a CDS encoding 4-hydroxybenzoate 3-monooxygenase translates to MADSTRELSEPPESTTVVVIGAGPAGLTVANLLRRSGIDCVVLERQTREYVAQRQRAGIVETRAVRMFDSWGLADRVLGGVPHEGVLELRVDGVTHLVSDFDGSEGPTARLCPQQMLVQKLTAAYLEDGGDLRFEAADVSLHDLTGDHPTFRYRTADGGLRTITCSYVAGCDGDHGISRGAVPAGALTPYAFDHGIGWLTVLADAPPPAHPLLAVSPQGFAAHFPRGPYTSRYYLQCPPDDHPDAWSDARVWDALRTRLGDPALVSGPITDREIFRLRSLVHDPMQYGRLFLVGDAAHIVSPMGGKGMNLALYDADLFARAVRDAVHDHDDTALRTYSERCLRRVWSDQEFSHWMTRMLHDAGDATNSGPFHRSLARAQLDRLFTSAAAAGAFSELMTGMDFGEGAGPQPR, encoded by the coding sequence GATCGACTGTGTCGTCCTGGAACGGCAGACCCGCGAGTACGTGGCACAGCGCCAGCGCGCCGGCATCGTCGAGACCCGCGCCGTCCGCATGTTCGACTCCTGGGGGCTGGCCGACCGCGTCCTGGGCGGCGTCCCGCACGAGGGCGTCCTGGAGCTCCGGGTCGACGGCGTAACGCATTTGGTGTCCGACTTCGACGGCTCCGAAGGCCCTACGGCCCGCCTCTGCCCCCAGCAGATGCTGGTCCAGAAGCTCACCGCCGCGTACCTGGAGGACGGCGGCGACCTGCGCTTCGAGGCCGCCGACGTCTCCCTGCACGACCTGACCGGCGACCACCCCACCTTCCGCTACCGCACCGCGGACGGCGGCCTCCGTACGATCACCTGCTCCTACGTCGCGGGCTGCGACGGCGACCACGGCATCAGCCGGGGCGCCGTCCCCGCCGGGGCCCTCACGCCGTACGCCTTCGATCACGGCATCGGATGGCTGACGGTCCTGGCCGACGCGCCGCCGCCGGCCCACCCGCTCCTGGCCGTCAGCCCGCAGGGCTTCGCCGCGCACTTCCCGCGCGGCCCGTACACCAGCCGCTACTACCTCCAGTGCCCGCCGGACGACCACCCCGACGCCTGGTCCGACGCCCGCGTCTGGGACGCGCTGCGCACCCGGCTCGGGGACCCGGCCCTCGTCTCCGGCCCGATCACCGACCGCGAGATCTTCCGGCTCCGCAGTCTGGTCCACGACCCGATGCAGTACGGCCGCCTCTTCCTCGTCGGCGACGCGGCCCACATCGTCTCGCCGATGGGCGGCAAGGGGATGAACCTCGCTCTCTACGACGCCGATCTCTTCGCCCGCGCCGTGCGGGACGCCGTCCACGACCACGACGACACCGCCCTGCGCACGTACTCAGAGCGGTGTCTGCGCCGTGTCTGGAGCGACCAGGAGTTCTCGCACTGGATGACCCGGATGCTCCATGACGCCGGTGACGCCACCAACTCCGGTCCCTTTCACCGGAGTTTGGCCCGCGCTCAACTCGACCGGCTCTTCACGTCCGCTGCCGCGGCCGGCGCTTTCTCCGAACTCATGACGGGGATGGATTTCGGAGAGGGTGCCGGGCCGCAACCGCGTTGA